Proteins encoded together in one Pseudopipra pipra isolate bDixPip1 chromosome 23, bDixPip1.hap1, whole genome shotgun sequence window:
- the MPZL3 gene encoding myelin protein zero-like protein 3 translates to MRLPGAAGCLLPRGVLLLLLGVCKALCLEIKASPKVTAVVGEQALLKCSFKSSSPITESLVVYWTYRPLTGGQMETVFHYQSVPYPTTVGKFKDRISWVGNVASGDASIALRSPELSDNGTFFCSVKNPPDVYHSIPQTVLEVTERGLSFRLTSAALLSLSVFLPSTVVVVLLLVRMGRKFRVLKEKKKGGYKKSSIEVSDEPEQTESAGCSGKLRAWCLNCVDTDEEDLY, encoded by the exons GTGTCTGCAAGGCTCTTTGCCTGGAAATTAAAGCCAGTCCTAAAGTGACGGCTGTCGTGGGTGAGCAAGCCCTGCTGAAATGCTCCTTCAAATCCAGCTCCCCCATCACTGAGAGCCTCGTGGTGTACTGGACATACCGACCCCTCACTGGGGGCCAGATGGAGACA GTTTTCCATTACCAGTCCGTTCCATACCCAACAACAGTGGGAAAGTTCAAAGACAGGATATCCTGGGTCGGGAATGTTGCCAGCGGTGACGCTTCCATCGCTCTCCGGAGCCCCGAGCTGAGTGACAACGGGACGTTCTTCTGCAGTGTGAAGAATCCTCCAGACGTGTACCACAGCATCCCCCAGACTGTGCTGGAGGTTACAGAGAGGG GGCTCTCCTTCCGGCTGACCTCggcagccctgctctccttGTCCGTGTTTCTCCCTTCCACCGTCGTGGTCGTTCTGCTGCTGGTGAGGATGGGAAGGAAATTCAgagtgctgaaggagaaaaagaaaggtggCTACAAGAAGTCTTCCATCGAGGTGTCTGATGA GCCTGAGCAGACAGAGAGCGCGGGCTGCTCCGGGAAACTCAGGGCGTGGTGTCTGAACTGTGTG GACACGGATGAGGAAGATCTATACTGA